A stretch of the Clostridium fungisolvens genome encodes the following:
- the cmk gene encoding (d)CMP kinase → MRLSVAIDGPAGAGKSTIAKIVAKRYNLMYINTGSMYRAVTYKALEKDIPPENIEALCNLIETMEMHFENDELYLNDVNINDQLTVPNISKNVSAYASIKEVRTRLVKLQRDMSKKYDVIMDGRDIGTVVLKDASFKFFLTASPEERATRRYEELKAKGLEVDYSSILKDIIQRDYLDSNREVDPLTKADDALEVDTTGINIDQVVNKICEYINNGLELSMR, encoded by the coding sequence TTGAGATTATCAGTTGCTATTGATGGCCCAGCTGGTGCAGGTAAAAGCACAATAGCTAAAATTGTGGCTAAAAGATATAACTTAATGTATATAAACACTGGCTCGATGTATAGAGCAGTTACATATAAAGCTTTAGAAAAGGATATACCTCCTGAAAACATAGAGGCTTTATGCAATTTAATAGAAACCATGGAAATGCATTTTGAAAATGATGAATTATATCTAAACGATGTTAATATAAATGATCAGTTGACTGTACCGAATATCAGTAAAAATGTGTCTGCTTACGCATCAATCAAGGAAGTTAGAACTAGACTAGTAAAACTTCAAAGAGATATGTCTAAAAAGTATGACGTAATAATGGATGGTCGAGATATTGGCACTGTAGTTTTAAAGGACGCTTCTTTTAAGTTTTTCTTAACTGCTAGTCCTGAAGAAAGAGCAACTAGAAGATATGAAGAATTAAAAGCTAAAGGTCTTGAAGTAGATTATAGCAGCATATTGAAAGATATAATTCAAAGAGACTATTTAGATAGTAATAGAGAAGTTGACCCTTTAACTAAAGCTGATGATGCATTAGAAGTGGATACTACTGGAATAAACATAGATCAGGTTGTTAATAAAATTTGTGAGTATATTAATAATGGATTAGAACTTAGTATGAGGTAA
- a CDS encoding aminotransferase-like domain-containing protein: MKFSKRASNIKTSEIREILKLIENPEIISFAGGLPAPELFPKEEIIKLTAEVINNEGNEALQYGTTEGYNPLRKAILEQRLKPFGITGTIDNILITSGSQQGLDFTGKLFIDKDDVIIVEKPSYLGAINAFRVYEAQFVEVSMDKDGMIIEELEEKLKLYPNAKFIYTIPDFHNPSGITMSLERRKQLADIASKYKVPVLEDSPYGELVLEGEKLPPIKSFDTDGYVIYFGTFSKTFCPGLRLGWIFGDEKVINKYVTLKQSSDLQCSSLDQRIIAYYLNNYNLDEHIEKIKSVYRKRRNLMFDCMDEFLPKEIKYTRSKGGLFTWLELREDIDTVKLLEEALKFNVAFVPGSSFFASGGHTNYLRLNYSNMPEDKIVEGIKRLSKLLKEYYKES, translated from the coding sequence ATGAAATTCTCGAAACGCGCGAGTAACATTAAAACTTCTGAAATAAGGGAGATTTTAAAACTGATTGAGAATCCGGAAATTATTTCTTTTGCTGGAGGGCTACCAGCACCTGAGTTATTTCCTAAAGAAGAAATAATAAAATTAACAGCTGAAGTAATTAATAACGAAGGTAATGAAGCTCTTCAATATGGTACTACCGAGGGCTACAATCCATTAAGAAAGGCAATACTTGAGCAAAGACTTAAGCCTTTCGGAATAACAGGAACTATTGATAATATTTTAATAACTAGTGGATCCCAACAAGGTCTAGATTTTACTGGAAAACTATTTATTGATAAAGATGATGTAATTATAGTAGAAAAGCCAAGCTATCTAGGTGCTATAAACGCTTTTAGAGTTTATGAAGCACAATTTGTAGAAGTTTCTATGGATAAGGATGGTATGATTATTGAAGAGTTAGAAGAAAAATTAAAATTATATCCGAATGCAAAATTTATATATACCATACCAGACTTCCACAATCCTTCAGGGATAACTATGTCTTTAGAAAGAAGAAAGCAACTTGCTGATATAGCTAGTAAATATAAAGTACCAGTATTAGAGGATAGCCCCTATGGTGAACTTGTACTTGAAGGAGAAAAACTTCCTCCTATAAAAAGCTTTGATACAGATGGATATGTTATATATTTCGGTACTTTCTCAAAGACCTTTTGCCCTGGACTAAGACTTGGGTGGATTTTTGGTGACGAAAAGGTAATTAATAAATATGTAACTCTAAAACAAAGTTCTGACCTTCAATGCAGTTCATTAGATCAAAGAATAATTGCTTATTATCTAAATAACTATAACTTAGATGAGCATATAGAAAAGATTAAAAGTGTATACAGAAAAAGAAGAAATCTTATGTTTGATTGCATGGACGAATTTTTACCAAAGGAAATAAAATATACTCGATCTAAGGGTGGGTTATTTACTTGGTTAGAATTAAGAGAAGATATTGATACTGTAAAGTTACTTGAAGAGGCTTTGAAATTTAATGTGGCTTTTGTCCCTGGAAGTTCTTTTTTTGCGAGTGGAGGCCATACTAATTATCTGAGACTAAATTATTCAAATATGCCTGAGGATAAGATAGTGGAAGGTATTAAGAGATTATCAAAACTTTTAAAAGAATATTATAAAGAAAGTTAA
- a CDS encoding GNAT family N-acetyltransferase encodes MFKIKRLCFDKNRLIDLFECSKSFNSFNNSFIKFYKSKLPILRLLLLRNIRFIYLNKKVIGYFWFEKIYERTYSIKDFVINNTAGLAQVLEKSTAKSGFFTKGLFIYECEDNTFNNTILNTLGFKKSGETLLMERSIEDKYIENVPSNISFSLMENNKDENLRCNLQNNIFEDDSRIPLTIDDIYYDQCQDYYLENASIFIKSYDEYVGYGQIILNNDSYFIVNLGIVKEQRGKGFSTYLLNHLINVCYDKGIKSIYIRVDQQNEIAKKLYLNNGFKFVNTVGIWEQ; translated from the coding sequence ATGTTTAAAATTAAGAGACTTTGTTTTGATAAAAATAGACTAATTGACTTATTTGAGTGCTCTAAAAGCTTTAATTCTTTTAATAATAGTTTTATTAAATTCTATAAATCTAAACTGCCAATCTTAAGATTGCTTCTACTTAGAAATATAAGATTTATATATTTAAACAAGAAAGTTATAGGTTACTTTTGGTTTGAGAAGATATATGAAAGAACTTATTCGATAAAGGATTTTGTAATAAATAACACAGCAGGCTTAGCGCAGGTTTTAGAAAAAAGTACAGCTAAATCAGGCTTCTTCACCAAAGGTCTCTTTATATATGAGTGCGAAGATAATACTTTTAATAATACTATACTTAATACACTTGGTTTTAAAAAATCTGGTGAAACATTGCTTATGGAAAGATCTATAGAAGATAAATATATAGAAAATGTCCCATCTAATATCTCATTTAGCTTAATGGAAAATAATAAAGATGAGAACTTAAGGTGTAATTTACAAAATAATATTTTCGAAGATGATAGCAGAATTCCACTAACAATTGATGATATATACTATGATCAGTGTCAAGATTATTATTTAGAGAATGCATCGATTTTTATAAAAAGTTATGATGAATATGTGGGGTATGGTCAAATAATACTCAATAATGACAGTTATTTCATTGTTAATTTAGGTATTGTAAAAGAACAAAGAGGTAAAGGTTTTAGTACATATCTACTTAATCATTTGATAAATGTTTGCTATGATAAAGGTATTAAAAGCATATATATTAGAGTTGATCAACAAAATGAAATAGCTAAGAAGCTTTATTTAAACAACGGTTTTAAATTTGTGAACACGGTAGGAATTTGGGAGCAATAA
- a CDS encoding CAP domain-containing protein produces MRKKFIVISCFLSAVVMFTGCTTTKKNTTAQKPNGTYSAPNDNTAGTNDNTGTKAPQTQTAPNTPPSTQPVPNQQGGGTQYNTPATDQSNGTNTNGTGTNSNGSGTNKAQPNQSSTGVQYMSTIESDILTYTNQERQKAGLAPLTINTTAAKYARSKSEEMIRLNYFDHKSPVNGYISDIAQRNNWRYSYIGENIYTMNFTGQRVEDVASGQSIVQSWMNSPGHRANILNKNYTQIGIGVTYENGKVMATQIFYTP; encoded by the coding sequence ATGAGGAAAAAGTTTATAGTTATTAGCTGTTTTTTATCAGCTGTAGTTATGTTTACTGGATGTACTACTACTAAAAAGAACACAACTGCACAAAAGCCTAATGGTACATATAGTGCGCCTAATGACAATACTGCTGGAACGAATGACAATACTGGTACAAAAGCGCCTCAAACTCAAACAGCTCCAAACACTCCACCTTCAACACAACCTGTTCCTAATCAGCAAGGTGGAGGAACACAATATAATACGCCAGCAACTGATCAGTCAAATGGAACAAATACAAACGGTACCGGAACAAATAGTAATGGCTCTGGAACAAATAAAGCTCAACCTAATCAAAGCAGTACTGGAGTGCAATATATGTCAACAATAGAATCCGATATTTTGACATATACAAATCAAGAAAGACAAAAGGCTGGGTTAGCTCCATTGACTATAAATACAACGGCTGCTAAATATGCTAGAAGCAAGAGTGAAGAAATGATTAGACTTAACTATTTTGACCACAAGTCACCAGTAAATGGTTATATATCCGATATTGCTCAAAGGAATAATTGGAGATATTCATATATAGGAGAGAATATTTATACAATGAATTTTACAGGGCAAAGAGTTGAAGACGTAGCCAGTGGACAAAGTATTGTACAATCTTGGATGAATTCTCCAGGACATAGAGCGAATATATTAAATAAAAACTATACGCAAATAGGTATAGGTGTTACTTACGAAAACGGTAAGGTAATGGCAACTCAAATATTCTATACACCTTAA
- a CDS encoding NAD(P)/FAD-dependent oxidoreductase, whose translation MSKVIVIGAGPAGMMAAISAAQNNQVVLLEGNNRLGKKLFITGKGRCNVTNAKDISEFFDMIPGNPHFLYSSLYTFTNEDTMNFFQKLGVKLKVERGSRVFPESDKSSDIISGLSRALDEAKVRVMLNSKVSKILTEGDVIKAVVLTDGKVIEGDSFILCTGGKSYPLTGSTGEGFNFARKLGHKIIDPKPSLVPIEIKEDWVKELQGLSLKNVEFRISNGKKVLFKDFGEMIFTHFGISGPVVLSGSRFVKNDGITYTASLDLKPALDDKELDLRIQKDFQKYINKDFKNSLVDLLPKRLIETIIHLSEISGDKKVNEITKEERKKLVNLLKNFSFTVKGLRPIEEAIVTAGGVDTREIDPSTMRSKIISNLFFAGEVIDVDAFTGGYNVQIALSTGYIAGTHVNE comes from the coding sequence ATGAGTAAGGTTATTGTTATCGGTGCTGGACCAGCGGGAATGATGGCAGCTATTTCTGCTGCCCAAAATAATCAAGTTGTTTTGTTAGAAGGTAATAATAGATTAGGTAAAAAACTTTTTATTACTGGAAAAGGTAGATGTAACGTTACTAACGCAAAGGATATAAGTGAGTTTTTCGATATGATTCCTGGAAATCCACATTTTTTGTATAGTTCTTTATATACTTTTACAAATGAGGATACTATGAACTTTTTTCAAAAACTTGGAGTTAAACTAAAGGTTGAAAGAGGAAGTAGAGTTTTTCCTGAATCAGATAAATCATCAGATATTATAAGCGGTCTTAGCAGGGCTTTGGATGAAGCTAAGGTTAGAGTTATGCTTAATTCTAAGGTAAGCAAGATACTAACCGAAGGGGATGTTATAAAGGCTGTTGTTTTAACTGATGGCAAAGTGATAGAAGGCGATAGTTTCATTTTATGTACTGGTGGAAAATCATACCCGCTTACTGGCTCTACCGGGGAAGGTTTTAACTTTGCAAGAAAATTAGGTCATAAGATTATAGATCCAAAACCATCGCTAGTTCCTATAGAAATTAAGGAAGACTGGGTTAAAGAGTTACAAGGTCTTTCACTTAAAAATGTGGAATTTAGAATAAGTAATGGAAAAAAGGTGTTGTTCAAAGATTTTGGTGAAATGATTTTTACACACTTTGGTATATCTGGCCCTGTAGTACTTAGCGGCAGCAGATTTGTTAAAAATGATGGAATTACATATACTGCATCTTTGGACTTAAAGCCAGCCTTAGATGATAAGGAATTGGATTTAAGAATACAGAAAGATTTTCAAAAGTACATAAATAAAGATTTTAAAAATTCATTGGTTGATCTGTTACCAAAAAGACTTATTGAAACAATAATTCATTTGAGCGAGATATCAGGTGATAAAAAGGTAAATGAAATAACCAAGGAAGAAAGAAAGAAACTTGTAAATCTTTTAAAGAATTTTAGTTTTACTGTCAAAGGGCTAAGACCTATTGAAGAGGCTATTGTTACTGCAGGTGGCGTTGATACAAGAGAAATAGATCCGTCTACTATGAGATCAAAGATTATTTCAAATTTATTTTTTGCTGGAGAAGTAATTGATGTTGATGCATTTACTGGTGGGTATAATGTTCAAATTGCACTTTCCACAGGTTATATAGCAGGAACTCATGTAAATGAATAG
- a CDS encoding pseudouridine synthase, which translates to MEERLQKFMARCGVASRRKCEELILSGIVSVNDTIIKELGTKIDCDKDIVKVSGKEITPEEKKRYIMLNKPEGYISSVKDEHDRQTVIDLIGIKERIFPIGRLDFDSSGLLLLTNDGEIYNKLIHPRQKITKTYVAIVKGVFSKNDIQRFENGIDIGGYITADAKIEVIEIQEDRSKVRLQIHEGKNRQIRKMCAALNHEVLELTRESIGEIKLGTLEKGNFRELTEAELNYIKSL; encoded by the coding sequence ATGGAAGAAAGGCTTCAAAAGTTTATGGCTAGATGTGGAGTTGCGTCTAGAAGAAAGTGTGAGGAACTTATACTTTCAGGAATAGTAAGTGTAAATGATACAATTATAAAAGAATTAGGAACAAAAATTGATTGTGATAAAGATATAGTAAAAGTTTCTGGAAAGGAAATAACACCTGAGGAGAAAAAAAGATATATCATGCTTAATAAACCTGAAGGATATATTTCCTCTGTAAAAGACGAACACGATAGACAAACAGTAATTGATTTGATTGGAATTAAAGAAAGGATATTTCCTATAGGAAGGCTTGATTTTGATAGCTCTGGTCTTTTACTACTTACTAATGATGGGGAAATATATAACAAACTTATTCATCCAAGACAAAAAATAACAAAGACATATGTTGCAATAGTAAAAGGTGTTTTTTCAAAGAATGATATACAAAGATTCGAAAATGGTATAGATATTGGTGGATATATAACTGCAGACGCGAAAATAGAAGTAATTGAAATTCAAGAAGATCGTTCAAAGGTTAGACTTCAAATTCATGAAGGTAAGAATAGACAGATAAGAAAAATGTGTGCGGCTCTAAATCATGAAGTTCTTGAGCTAACTAGGGAAAGCATTGGGGAAATAAAACTTGGAACATTGGAAAAAGGCAATTTTAGAGAACTAACTGAAGCTGAATTAAATTATATAAAATCTCTATAG
- a CDS encoding MurR/RpiR family transcriptional regulator — MSINDNHDLMRLIQIKFPRLSKGQKLIAEYILKYYDKAAFMTAAKLGISVGVSESTVVRFANELGFSGYPKLQKALQELIKNKLTSVQRLQLSNDYISEENALKGVLKADMENIRATLEKTNHKTFEDVVHNIFTAKRIYIIGLRSSSALAEFLGFYLNLILDNVKIIGNGISDVFEEMINIGDGDLVIGIGFPRYAVKTIDALEFAQSRNAKVVAITDSLLSPLASQADYTLIAQSNMASFVDSLVAPLSIINALIIAVGMREKEKISKTFADLESLWKEYHVYSYNKSGNESR; from the coding sequence ATGAGTATCAACGATAATCACGATTTAATGAGATTAATACAAATAAAATTTCCACGTTTAAGTAAAGGTCAAAAACTAATTGCTGAATACATACTTAAATATTATGATAAAGCAGCTTTCATGACTGCTGCTAAATTAGGGATTAGCGTAGGGGTAAGCGAATCAACAGTTGTTAGATTTGCAAATGAATTAGGATTTAGTGGCTATCCAAAGTTGCAAAAAGCTCTTCAAGAACTTATAAAAAACAAGTTGACGTCGGTTCAAAGACTTCAGCTTTCTAACGACTATATAAGTGAAGAAAATGCTCTTAAAGGTGTTTTGAAAGCTGACATGGAAAATATAAGAGCAACTTTGGAAAAAACAAATCATAAGACCTTTGAAGATGTTGTTCATAATATTTTTACTGCTAAAAGAATATATATTATTGGTCTTAGAAGTTCTTCTGCACTAGCAGAATTCTTAGGTTTCTACTTAAACTTGATATTAGATAATGTTAAAATAATAGGTAATGGTATAAGCGATGTTTTTGAAGAGATGATCAATATTGGAGATGGTGATTTAGTAATCGGTATAGGATTTCCAAGGTATGCTGTAAAAACTATAGATGCACTAGAATTTGCACAATCTAGAAATGCTAAAGTAGTTGCAATAACAGATAGCTTGCTTTCACCATTAGCTTCACAGGCTGATTATACTTTAATCGCACAAAGTAATATGGCTTCTTTTGTTGATTCCCTTGTAGCACCTTTAAGTATTATTAATGCACTAATAATTGCGGTTGGGATGAGAGAAAAAGAAAAAATATCTAAGACTTTTGCTGATCTTGAAAGTCTTTGGAAAGAATATCATGTATATTCATACAATAAAAGTGGTAATGAATCTAGATAA
- a CDS encoding PadR family transcriptional regulator, with product MSQSRNRMVAPRNVVNIKQIYIFYVLKELAKGKEVFGNRILEDFREAFVNNNLPLPVSSSTVYDTLYDLETRGYVKSKWEGDEFLNKRSKKIYSITDAGLLYYTTHVADYIDNIKKTKSLLDQLIYMLQK from the coding sequence ATGTCGCAAAGTCGTAATAGGATGGTTGCTCCAAGAAATGTTGTAAACATAAAACAGATATATATTTTTTATGTGTTAAAGGAATTAGCCAAAGGTAAAGAGGTTTTTGGCAATAGAATTCTAGAAGATTTTAGGGAAGCTTTCGTAAATAATAATTTACCACTGCCAGTATCATCAAGCACTGTTTATGATACTTTATATGACTTGGAAACTAGAGGTTATGTGAAAAGTAAATGGGAAGGTGATGAATTCCTAAATAAGAGAAGCAAAAAAATATATTCTATAACTGATGCTGGTTTGTTATATTATACTACTCACGTAGCAGATTATATTGATAATATTAAAAAAACCAAAAGTCTGCTTGACCAGCTTATTTATATGTTACAGAAATAA
- a CDS encoding tRNA (mnm(5)s(2)U34)-methyltransferase has product MFKYVGDISSITHYIVSNFVDEKIIAIDATLGNGYDSDFLSDNFKKVYSFDIQKEAISNYKLKQKDNVELILDSHEYIEKYVTQQVNCVMFNLGFLPGGSKEITTLTDSTLKSLNASINLLSSGGIITIALYNGHNEGKKESSEVINFARNLDKKFFGVMHHKYLNRTNCPPELVVIEKK; this is encoded by the coding sequence ATGTTTAAGTATGTTGGAGATATAAGTAGCATTACCCATTACATAGTAAGTAATTTTGTAGACGAAAAAATCATTGCTATCGATGCAACCTTAGGAAATGGTTATGATTCTGATTTCCTAAGCGATAACTTTAAAAAAGTATATTCTTTTGATATTCAAAAAGAAGCTATAAGTAATTATAAGTTAAAACAAAAAGATAATGTAGAACTTATATTGGATTCCCATGAGTACATAGAAAAGTATGTAACACAACAGGTTAATTGTGTTATGTTTAACCTTGGTTTTTTGCCTGGCGGTTCCAAAGAGATTACTACACTTACAGATTCAACACTTAAAAGTTTAAATGCTTCAATTAATCTCTTATCTTCTGGAGGTATAATAACCATTGCATTATATAATGGACACAATGAAGGAAAAAAAGAAAGCTCAGAAGTAATAAATTTTGCAAGAAATCTTGATAAAAAGTTCTTTGGCGTAATGCACCATAAATATCTAAATCGTACTAATTGCCCACCAGAACTAGTTGTTATAGAAAAGAAATAA
- a CDS encoding bifunctional 4-hydroxy-3-methylbut-2-enyl diphosphate reductase/30S ribosomal protein S1 encodes MREILLAESAGFCFGVKRAVDETLKVQKQYNKKIFTIGPLIHNNDVVKMLENNNIFAIEINEIDSLANDDVVVIRSHGVPKSLVDKLNEKGVTVVNATCPYVTNIQKKVNKYHDEGYNIIIVGDKDHPEVVGINGWCNNEALVTKSGEFSDNLPEKICIVSQTTEKKSNWDKALKVVNEKSTDVLSFNTICSATDVRQRSAEEISKKVDAMIVIGGKNSSNTTKLFQICRSNCENTIHIENLEELPKELLNDNSIRTIGVTAGASTPDWIIKEVIDKMTMNNSEYNEQLELMEKSTKKIHVGEILKGEILSIVKNELIVAIDGYKADGVIPNSEISVNDGVKSKLSEHFKVGELVDAKVLRLQNEEGYVVLSRIELEKEKAFDETLEAYKNGSIVTVKVTEVVNGGVVATFKGLRVFIPASQLDIKYTGEFDNFVGKEIEVKFIEVEKERHIRIVASRRVLLEQEKHQREQDALNSLNVGDVVEGTVKRFTNFGAFVEVNGIDGLVHISEISWGKINNPSDVLKVGEKVKAKVIALDIEKKKVSLSVKALVQDPWMEIEEKYPEGSIVLGKVARLNDFGAFLELEPGVDGLAHISKISFNKISHPSEVLKVGELVKARIIKVEKENKRIGLSIKDV; translated from the coding sequence ATGAGGGAAATATTATTAGCTGAAAGTGCTGGATTTTGTTTTGGTGTTAAAAGAGCTGTTGACGAAACTCTAAAAGTTCAAAAGCAGTATAATAAGAAAATTTTTACAATAGGGCCTTTAATACATAATAACGATGTTGTTAAGATGTTAGAAAATAATAATATTTTTGCTATTGAAATCAACGAGATTGATTCCTTAGCTAATGATGATGTTGTTGTAATTCGTTCACATGGAGTTCCTAAATCATTAGTTGATAAATTAAATGAAAAAGGAGTAACTGTAGTAAATGCTACGTGCCCATATGTTACTAATATTCAAAAGAAAGTAAATAAATATCATGATGAAGGATACAATATTATCATAGTAGGTGATAAAGATCATCCTGAAGTTGTTGGAATTAACGGATGGTGTAATAACGAAGCTTTGGTTACAAAAAGTGGTGAATTCAGTGATAATCTACCTGAAAAAATTTGTATAGTTTCTCAAACAACTGAGAAAAAGTCCAACTGGGATAAGGCCTTAAAAGTAGTTAATGAGAAAAGTACTGATGTTCTTTCATTTAATACCATTTGTTCAGCCACTGATGTAAGGCAAAGAAGTGCTGAAGAAATATCAAAAAAGGTTGATGCAATGATTGTTATTGGCGGAAAAAATAGTTCAAATACAACAAAGTTATTTCAAATATGCAGAAGTAACTGTGAAAATACTATTCACATAGAAAATTTAGAAGAATTACCTAAAGAACTACTAAATGATAATTCAATCCGCACCATTGGAGTAACCGCAGGTGCATCTACGCCTGACTGGATAATTAAGGAGGTTATTGATAAAATGACTATGAATAACAGCGAATATAATGAACAACTAGAACTGATGGAGAAATCTACAAAAAAGATACACGTAGGTGAAATATTAAAGGGTGAAATTTTATCTATAGTCAAAAACGAGTTAATTGTTGCTATAGACGGATATAAAGCTGACGGTGTTATACCAAATTCAGAAATCTCAGTTAATGACGGTGTTAAGTCAAAACTATCAGAACATTTTAAGGTTGGAGAATTAGTAGATGCTAAGGTTTTAAGGCTGCAAAATGAAGAAGGATATGTTGTTTTATCAAGAATTGAACTAGAAAAAGAAAAGGCCTTTGATGAGACCTTAGAAGCTTATAAAAATGGAAGTATTGTAACTGTAAAAGTAACTGAGGTAGTGAACGGTGGAGTTGTTGCAACTTTTAAAGGTCTTAGAGTATTTATTCCTGCATCTCAGTTAGATATTAAATATACTGGGGAGTTCGATAATTTTGTTGGTAAGGAAATAGAAGTTAAATTCATTGAAGTTGAAAAAGAAAGACATATCCGAATAGTTGCTTCGAGAAGAGTATTGTTAGAACAAGAAAAACATCAACGTGAGCAAGATGCTCTAAACTCATTAAATGTAGGTGATGTAGTTGAAGGTACAGTTAAAAGATTCACCAATTTTGGTGCATTCGTTGAAGTAAATGGTATTGATGGTTTAGTTCATATATCTGAAATTTCTTGGGGAAAAATAAATAATCCATCAGATGTTTTAAAAGTTGGTGAAAAAGTTAAAGCTAAAGTTATAGCCTTAGATATTGAAAAGAAAAAAGTATCACTTAGCGTTAAAGCACTAGTTCAAGATCCTTGGATGGAAATTGAAGAAAAATATCCTGAGGGAAGTATAGTTTTAGGTAAAGTAGCTAGACTAAATGATTTTGGTGCGTTCCTTGAATTAGAACCAGGGGTTGATGGATTAGCACATATATCTAAAATATCCTTCAACAAAATTAGTCATCCTTCAGAAGTGTTAAAGGTAGGAGAATTAGTTAAAGCAAGAATCATAAAAGTTGAAAAAGAAAATAAACGTATTGGTTTAAGCATCAAAGATGTATAA
- a CDS encoding TIM barrel protein, giving the protein MEKLLFGISGLPIGDGKNKFTYKTGIEYLHSIGLDAMELPFVRSINVTEKNRQSILDIKNEKNFYLSAHGSYFINLNAIEEEKREKSKERIENGANALKSVGGRSLVFHPGYYLDSTNEEAFNNIKEELESLSYDGVDFRLETTGKPTQFGSYDELVRLCKDIPTCKICVDFSHVHARGNGILKDYDDFAKILDHIGTELGDEAIKDMHIHLSGIAYTIKGEKNHLPFEESDFNYKACLKAFVNFNVKGCVICESPILENDALMLKKIYESL; this is encoded by the coding sequence ATGGAAAAATTACTATTTGGAATTTCAGGCTTACCTATTGGCGATGGTAAAAATAAATTTACTTATAAAACTGGAATAGAATATCTTCATTCAATCGGACTTGATGCGATGGAACTACCTTTTGTGCGTTCAATTAATGTCACTGAAAAAAATAGACAATCTATTTTAGATATAAAAAATGAAAAAAACTTTTATTTATCTGCCCATGGATCATATTTTATAAACCTAAATGCTATTGAAGAAGAGAAAAGAGAAAAATCAAAGGAAAGAATAGAAAATGGAGCAAATGCCTTAAAAAGTGTAGGAGGAAGAAGTCTTGTTTTTCATCCTGGGTACTATTTAGATTCTACCAATGAAGAGGCTTTCAATAATATAAAGGAAGAACTTGAAAGTCTATCATATGATGGAGTAGATTTTAGATTAGAGACAACAGGAAAACCAACTCAATTTGGTTCTTATGATGAGCTTGTAAGACTTTGTAAGGATATACCAACATGTAAGATATGTGTTGATTTTTCACATGTTCATGCACGAGGTAATGGTATCTTAAAGGACTACGATGATTTTGCAAAAATATTAGATCATATTGGTACTGAACTAGGCGATGAAGCAATCAAAGATATGCATATTCACCTTTCAGGTATTGCATACACAATAAAAGGTGAAAAGAATCACTTACCATTTGAAGAAAGCGACTTTAACTATAAAGCTTGCTTAAAAGCGTTTGTGAACTTCAATGTGAAAGGATGTGTCATTTGCGAGAGTCCTATATTAGAAAATGATGCATTAATGCTAAAGAAAATTTATGAGTCCTTATAA